In Marinobacter sp. LQ44, the following are encoded in one genomic region:
- a CDS encoding multicopper oxidase family protein, whose protein sequence is MNRSKSVHRRTVLQAVAGTGVLLTLSPGLLLTGCDGGVKAVESETLGLDSDEYDVELNLHAMPDSVPILPGAPSEVWRYRAELLKGPKNTVSENPDSYLGPTIRLRHGQTVKIHIHNELPEDTTVHWHGLHVPSDVDGQPRLPIRPGETMTVGFEVLDRAGLFWYHSHAHGKQGGRVGFQSYAGLAGLLIVEDEEEADLKLPSGDNELLLVLQDRTFAGNNELVYMGRGMGSMMDRMHGFLGDRVLANGAPPTTRKVATRPYRIRVLNGSNARIYKLAWSDGRPVTVIGADGGLLQEPEDRPYAVLAPAQRLDIWVDLSESQPGDTLELISDRFQAGMMGGMGMMGSNALPLGSRFPLARLEVSKSVEASEPLPAQLGVQRQKIPVNSNTRIRSFELSPVMMRGFAMNGRRFDGTNVADDEKVRLGDTEIWEFHNNTPMPHPMHIHGLQFNVVGRRGGSSDSLQQGLVDSGWHDTVLVMPRETVQLAMKFERFDGLYIYHCHNMEHEDAGMMRYFQVRG, encoded by the coding sequence ATGAACCGGAGTAAAAGTGTCCATCGGCGAACAGTCCTTCAGGCTGTGGCGGGCACCGGCGTCCTTCTCACGCTGTCGCCGGGACTTCTGCTTACCGGGTGTGATGGAGGGGTAAAAGCGGTTGAATCGGAAACGCTCGGCCTTGATTCAGACGAATACGATGTTGAACTGAATCTTCACGCCATGCCAGATTCGGTGCCCATACTTCCGGGCGCCCCCAGTGAAGTGTGGCGCTATAGGGCGGAATTGCTGAAAGGTCCAAAAAACACAGTCTCCGAAAATCCGGACAGTTACCTCGGCCCAACGATCCGGCTACGCCACGGCCAAACCGTCAAAATCCATATTCACAATGAGCTGCCAGAGGACACCACCGTCCACTGGCACGGGCTTCACGTGCCGTCCGACGTAGACGGACAGCCAAGACTACCGATCCGCCCAGGCGAGACAATGACTGTTGGCTTCGAGGTATTGGACCGGGCCGGACTGTTCTGGTACCACTCTCATGCCCACGGCAAGCAAGGTGGTCGCGTAGGATTCCAAAGTTACGCAGGGTTGGCCGGACTCCTGATCGTTGAAGACGAGGAAGAAGCGGACCTCAAATTGCCGTCGGGCGATAACGAGCTGTTACTGGTGCTTCAGGACCGCACCTTTGCTGGTAACAATGAACTGGTTTACATGGGCCGTGGCATGGGGTCCATGATGGACCGTATGCACGGTTTTCTGGGGGATAGAGTGCTGGCTAACGGGGCGCCTCCAACCACCCGCAAGGTTGCCACCCGCCCATACAGAATTCGAGTCCTCAATGGCTCTAACGCTCGCATCTACAAACTGGCCTGGAGCGACGGGCGACCTGTCACCGTTATCGGTGCAGATGGCGGCCTTCTTCAGGAACCGGAAGACAGGCCTTACGCCGTGCTGGCTCCGGCTCAGCGGCTTGATATCTGGGTCGACCTTTCCGAGTCCCAGCCAGGTGATACGCTGGAGCTTATCAGTGACCGTTTCCAGGCAGGCATGATGGGCGGAATGGGAATGATGGGCAGCAACGCCCTGCCCCTCGGCAGCCGATTTCCCCTGGCCAGGCTGGAGGTGTCCAAGTCAGTAGAGGCCAGCGAACCTTTACCGGCACAGCTAGGTGTGCAGCGGCAAAAAATACCGGTAAACAGCAATACGCGAATCCGGTCGTTCGAGTTAAGCCCGGTTATGATGCGGGGATTTGCCATGAATGGCCGGCGGTTTGACGGAACGAATGTTGCGGATGATGAAAAAGTCCGCCTTGGTGACACGGAAATCTGGGAATTCCACAACAACACACCGATGCCTCACCCGATGCATATTCATGGCTTGCAGTTCAACGTTGTAGGGCGACGAGGCGGCAGTTCGGATAGTTTACAGCAGGGCCTGGTAGACAGTGGCTGGCACGACACGGTTCTGGTTATGCCTCGTGAAACGGTTCAGCTGGCGATGAAATTCGAGCGCTTTGACGGCCTTTACATCTACCACTGTCATAACATGGAACATGAAGACGCAGGAATGATGCGCTATTTTCAGGTGCGAGGCTGA
- a CDS encoding c-type cytochrome: MNKWSFPLVLLVAPAIVMAGGAPTNSDSVPAEVAEGRQIYEQYCAACHGRQGEGTADWNKPDEKGEMPPPPHDETGHTWRHSDSMLVRMIAEGWRHPFNKTDRLTMPAFKDILTDQEIRSVIEYLKTLWTEDQRRYQQNESPDSNQAASPS; encoded by the coding sequence ATGAATAAATGGTCATTCCCGCTGGTCTTGCTCGTTGCCCCCGCCATTGTGATGGCGGGGGGCGCACCAACGAACAGTGACAGCGTGCCGGCCGAAGTGGCCGAGGGCCGTCAGATTTATGAGCAGTACTGCGCCGCCTGCCACGGACGGCAGGGCGAGGGCACTGCCGACTGGAACAAGCCGGATGAGAAAGGCGAAATGCCGCCACCACCTCACGATGAGACAGGCCACACCTGGCGTCACAGCGACTCCATGTTAGTTAGGATGATCGCAGAGGGGTGGCGGCACCCCTTCAACAAAACGGACCGACTGACCATGCCGGCGTTCAAGGACATTCTCACCGACCAGGAAATTCGATCGGTGATCGAGTATCTGAAAACTCTATGGACGGAGGACCAGCGTCGCTACCAACAGAACGAGAGTCCGGACTCTAATCAGGCTGCAAGTCCTTCCTGA
- a CDS encoding TVP38/TMEM64 family protein: MTTTLKHEFHRVPMASMGVRPNAKAKIVGVMLLLAALAAIYWVMLETGALTTVTNKAALSEWIDQLGYWGPVGIIGLMITAIVLSPIPSAPIAMVAGAVYGSLWGTVIVVIGAEAGALIAFAIARSLGYDVIHRWKRLRPVLNWLGKERSQGALMLVIFTSRLVPFISFDGVSYAAGLTPLAFWRFVVATLAGVIPTAYLITAFGGLLMASESGVVTVLLILVSGITLLPIVAKLLMARRRHQKASELA; the protein is encoded by the coding sequence ATGACTACCACCCTGAAGCATGAATTTCATCGGGTACCCATGGCAAGCATGGGAGTTAGACCGAACGCAAAAGCAAAAATAGTCGGGGTTATGCTCTTGCTGGCTGCACTGGCTGCGATCTATTGGGTCATGCTGGAGACCGGAGCATTGACCACCGTGACCAACAAGGCGGCCTTGTCGGAATGGATTGACCAACTGGGGTATTGGGGGCCGGTGGGTATCATTGGCCTGATGATCACGGCCATTGTCCTGAGCCCGATCCCCAGCGCCCCGATCGCCATGGTTGCCGGTGCAGTCTATGGATCGCTTTGGGGAACAGTCATCGTGGTTATCGGTGCTGAGGCCGGCGCACTGATCGCTTTCGCCATTGCTCGATCCTTGGGGTACGACGTTATCCATCGCTGGAAGCGACTACGTCCGGTATTGAATTGGCTTGGCAAGGAACGCTCTCAGGGCGCATTGATGCTTGTCATTTTTACATCAAGGTTGGTGCCTTTTATCTCCTTCGATGGGGTCAGCTATGCAGCGGGCTTGACACCACTCGCGTTCTGGCGCTTCGTGGTCGCAACGCTGGCCGGTGTTATTCCGACAGCGTATTTGATCACTGCGTTTGGTGGCTTGCTCATGGCCTCTGAGTCCGGGGTGGTGACGGTGCTTCTGATTCTGGTCAGTGGCATTACCCTGTTACCGATTGTTGCCAAGCTGCTCATGGCTCGCCGAAGGCACCAGAAAGCGTCCGAACTTGCATGA
- a CDS encoding cytochrome c biogenesis CcdA family protein has product MPDLATWGIMAAFMGGLVSFFSPCTLPLVPGYLSVVTGGAINDSANRLKAFWLSLCFVLGFSLVFVALGASASLVGQWLMGYRQQANLVAGVLIVLMGLFMMGWWSMPALQRDWRLGQALEGGRPTASFLLGVAFAIGWTPCIGPILGAILALSSTHANAEAGMLYLAVYSLGLAVPFLVTALSIEHFRKRVRWLSRWSRHLRVLAGVVLVIMGVMVITGQMTRFASWMLSAFPMLGELG; this is encoded by the coding sequence ATGCCTGATCTTGCAACCTGGGGCATCATGGCCGCCTTTATGGGCGGCCTGGTGTCCTTCTTTTCCCCGTGTACGCTGCCCCTGGTCCCTGGTTACCTGTCTGTGGTAACCGGCGGGGCGATCAATGACAGCGCCAATCGCCTGAAGGCGTTCTGGCTGAGCCTTTGCTTTGTGTTGGGTTTCAGTCTGGTGTTCGTGGCCCTCGGCGCGAGTGCGAGTCTGGTGGGTCAGTGGCTCATGGGCTACCGGCAGCAGGCCAACCTGGTTGCCGGCGTGCTCATTGTGCTGATGGGACTGTTCATGATGGGCTGGTGGAGTATGCCGGCCCTGCAACGGGACTGGCGCCTTGGGCAGGCCCTGGAAGGGGGGCGCCCGACGGCATCCTTCCTGCTGGGTGTGGCGTTTGCCATCGGCTGGACACCCTGCATAGGACCAATCCTGGGGGCCATACTGGCGCTCAGTTCTACTCACGCCAATGCCGAAGCCGGCATGTTGTACCTGGCGGTCTATTCACTGGGGCTGGCTGTGCCATTTCTGGTCACCGCCCTGTCGATCGAGCATTTCCGTAAGCGCGTGCGCTGGTTGAGCCGCTGGAGCCGTCACCTGCGGGTGCTCGCGGGTGTGGTGCTGGTTATCATGGGCGTGATGGTGATTACCGGTCAGATGACACGCTTTGCGTCCTGGATGTTATCGGCATTTCCCATGCTCGGAGAGCTAGGCTGA
- a CDS encoding WD40/YVTN/BNR-like repeat-containing protein translates to MKAIFYHLSSGASGLFLLALAVFMPALVQAQPASDGQSVKALTTNASGALVVLRGSGLFALEGQTAVEMPLPPSDSGSQPNTLAKGADSSLYLAGPGLGIWRYDNANESWQPLNDTLPDLGITAIAAHATQPDTLYAYLGDDGMFRSRDGGEGWVKVDSGPREPVQAFLHSDMPGSMESGWLFAGTTRGVSRSMDCFCFWGDAGELRGTVAAIDYDPSAPENVYAVTEGRLHHSSDGGETWANLESTQAVTALTFSPTEGLVVGTENGDLLTRDASGEWVPLYE, encoded by the coding sequence ATGAAAGCCATTTTTTACCATCTGAGTTCTGGCGCCTCCGGCCTTTTCCTGTTGGCGTTGGCGGTCTTCATGCCCGCCCTGGTTCAAGCCCAGCCTGCGAGTGATGGCCAATCAGTGAAGGCGTTGACCACCAACGCCTCGGGAGCTCTGGTGGTGCTTCGCGGCAGTGGTCTGTTTGCCCTTGAAGGGCAGACTGCCGTCGAGATGCCGCTACCACCGTCTGATTCTGGCAGTCAGCCTAACACTCTGGCCAAGGGTGCAGACTCAAGCCTGTACCTGGCAGGGCCTGGCCTTGGCATCTGGCGCTACGACAATGCCAACGAGAGCTGGCAGCCCCTGAACGACACCCTGCCCGATCTCGGGATCACAGCGATCGCGGCACACGCCACACAACCGGATACGCTCTACGCCTATCTCGGTGACGATGGCATGTTCCGTTCCAGGGACGGCGGTGAGGGCTGGGTAAAAGTTGACAGTGGCCCCCGAGAGCCGGTGCAGGCGTTCCTGCACTCGGATATGCCGGGCAGCATGGAGAGTGGCTGGCTTTTCGCTGGTACCACCCGCGGTGTTTCACGTTCCATGGACTGTTTCTGCTTCTGGGGCGATGCCGGCGAGTTGCGGGGCACTGTTGCCGCCATTGATTACGATCCGTCGGCCCCGGAAAACGTCTATGCCGTGACCGAGGGTCGACTTCACCATAGTTCCGACGGCGGCGAAACCTGGGCCAACCTTGAATCAACCCAGGCGGTGACCGCGCTGACATTCTCACCTACGGAAGGTCTCGTGGTAGGTACCGAAAACGGTGATCTGCTGACGCGGGACGCCTCTGGCGAATGGGTGCCTCTTTATGAATAA
- a CDS encoding MerR family transcriptional regulator — protein sequence MKTFNIGELSEKSGVASHAIRFYERENLMPEPARTQSNYRRYPEDAIARLQFIIHAKQWGFTLDEIRELLMLQDANGDRAEAKRIARKQLEKIRHQIQSLSRIEAVLSETLEECSGEGPMDGCPIVEAIAQQG from the coding sequence ATGAAAACGTTCAATATCGGCGAACTCTCTGAAAAAAGCGGCGTGGCCAGCCATGCCATTCGCTTTTACGAGCGGGAAAATCTCATGCCAGAGCCTGCCCGAACCCAATCGAATTATCGTCGTTACCCCGAGGATGCGATCGCCAGGCTGCAGTTCATCATTCACGCCAAGCAATGGGGTTTCACCCTTGATGAGATTCGTGAACTCCTGATGCTTCAGGACGCCAATGGCGATCGTGCTGAGGCCAAGCGAATTGCAAGGAAGCAACTGGAAAAAATCCGGCATCAGATTCAGAGCCTGTCCCGCATCGAGGCCGTCCTGTCTGAAACCCTGGAGGAATGTTCCGGTGAAGGACCAATGGACGGCTGCCCGATTGTCGAAGCCATAGCCCAGCAAGGGTGA
- the merA gene encoding mercury(II) reductase has translation MNSDNNLHIAVIGSGGAAMAAALKAAERGARITLIERGIIGGTCVNTGCVPSKIMSRAAHIAHLRTESPFDGGVSAQIPKVDRAKLLQQQQTRVEELRDAKYEGILRDQTAITVLNGEARFVDANNLVVQLNEGGEQNVHFDRAFIGTGARPAEPSIPGLAETPYLTSTSALALITVPERLIVIGAGFVALELAQAFARLDSKVTVLARSRLLSDEEPAIGEAIEAAFRREGIEVLKQTQASRVDYTDNEFVIETNAGTLRADQLLVATGRIPNTENLNLAGIGVETSRGAIQVDGQLQTTVPGVYAAGDCTDQPQFVYVAAAGGSRAAVNMTGGEATLDLSAMPGVMFTDPQVATVGLTEAEALKQGYNVDTRLLDLENVPRALVNFDTHGFIKMVAERDSGRLLGVQAVAGGAGELIQTAVIALRSRMTVQDIGDELFPYLTMVEGLKLCAQTFTKDVKQLSCCAG, from the coding sequence ATGAATAGTGACAATAACCTGCATATCGCTGTGATTGGTAGCGGCGGCGCAGCCATGGCGGCTGCCCTGAAGGCCGCGGAGCGCGGTGCCCGCATCACCCTGATCGAGCGCGGCATTATTGGTGGTACCTGCGTGAATACCGGCTGCGTGCCGTCGAAAATCATGAGTCGTGCCGCCCATATCGCGCATCTGCGCACGGAGAGCCCATTTGACGGGGGCGTCAGCGCCCAGATACCGAAGGTGGACCGGGCGAAACTGCTTCAGCAACAGCAGACGCGTGTCGAGGAACTGCGCGACGCCAAGTACGAAGGGATTCTGCGCGACCAGACGGCAATCACGGTCCTGAACGGTGAAGCCCGGTTTGTCGATGCCAATAACCTGGTGGTCCAGTTGAACGAGGGCGGCGAACAGAACGTCCATTTCGATCGCGCCTTTATTGGCACTGGCGCCCGTCCCGCAGAGCCGTCGATACCGGGGCTGGCTGAGACGCCTTATCTCACCTCCACCAGTGCGTTGGCATTAATTACTGTGCCTGAACGGCTGATCGTGATCGGCGCCGGTTTTGTTGCCCTGGAATTGGCCCAGGCGTTCGCCCGGCTGGATAGCAAGGTCACCGTGTTGGCCCGCAGCCGCCTGCTATCCGATGAAGAACCCGCCATCGGTGAGGCCATAGAGGCGGCGTTCAGGCGCGAGGGCATCGAGGTGCTCAAGCAGACCCAGGCCAGCCGTGTGGACTATACCGACAATGAATTCGTTATAGAGACCAATGCCGGTACCTTACGAGCTGATCAACTGCTGGTGGCGACCGGCCGGATACCCAATACCGAAAACCTGAACCTGGCGGGCATCGGTGTGGAAACCTCCCGTGGCGCGATTCAGGTGGATGGGCAACTGCAAACCACGGTCCCCGGTGTCTATGCCGCCGGTGACTGCACCGATCAGCCGCAGTTTGTCTACGTCGCCGCTGCCGGGGGCAGCCGGGCTGCGGTCAACATGACGGGAGGCGAGGCCACCCTGGATCTCAGCGCCATGCCGGGGGTGATGTTTACCGACCCTCAGGTCGCCACAGTTGGCCTGACAGAGGCCGAAGCGCTCAAGCAGGGCTACAATGTGGACACCCGTCTGCTGGATCTGGAAAACGTGCCGCGAGCGCTGGTGAATTTCGACACCCATGGCTTTATTAAGATGGTGGCCGAGCGCGATTCGGGACGCTTGCTGGGGGTGCAGGCGGTAGCCGGGGGAGCCGGTGAACTGATCCAGACGGCAGTCATTGCACTTCGGTCACGGATGACCGTGCAGGACATCGGCGATGAACTGTTTCCTTATCTGACCATGGTGGAAGGCCTCAAGCTCTGCGCGCAAACCTTCACCAAAGACGTGAAACAGCTGTCCTGCTGTGCGGGATGA
- a CDS encoding heavy metal translocating P-type ATPase gives MQRIETRVDGMSCASCVGRIEKALMGQRGVAEAQVNLATGKATVEFDQPATPAMLIDSIKEAGYQPRVQSADIPVIGMTCGSCVSRIERALNKQPGMVKASVNLTTQKAFVEFLPDTLSVPRIHRAIRDAGYEPQEPDASSETEEQDREGIDLRRKVIFAAALTIPVVLIAMGKMVPALEALYVSVLPHRGWMAIEWLLTTPVLFYAGLRFFRSGYTELRHANPGMNSLVMIGTSAAYFYSVAALLVPGFFPAGTAESYFEAAAVIVTLILLGRYFEHIAKGRTSEAIKKLLQLQAKTARVIRDGEAVEVPIEAVVPDDRIQVRPGERVPVDGVVEEGQSYVDESMISGEPVPVAKQKDAELVGGTINKNGSLTFRATRVGADTVLAQIIRMVESAQADKPPIQALADKIAGIFVPVVIVLAILTFITWFSFGPEPALSFAFVTTVSVLLIACPCAMGLATPTAIMVGTGKGAEMGVLFRKGAALETLSRMDTIVLDKTGTLTRGQPELTDLILVEGREDEVLAWVAAVETESEHPIGEAIVKGARDRGLTLPAISEFQAEPGYGIQAQVAGRRINVGADRYMRRLGIDLASVADDAVSLAEKAKSPLYVAVDGRLAALIAVADPLKDGSVEAIAALKSSGLSVAMLTGDNRATAEAIARQAGIERVLAEVLPDQKAAEVKRLQEEGARVAFVGDGINDAPALAQADVGIAIGTGTDIAIEAGDVVLMRGDLRGIVDAAALSRRTRKTILGNFVWAYGYNLALIPVAAGVLFPFTGYLLNPMLAAGAMSLSSVFVVTNSLRLGRFKPDSGRSSASHLNESGTAQASVS, from the coding sequence ATGCAACGAATAGAGACTCGTGTTGATGGAATGTCTTGCGCTTCGTGCGTCGGGCGGATTGAAAAGGCGCTCATGGGTCAGCGCGGCGTTGCGGAAGCCCAGGTGAATCTGGCGACCGGAAAAGCCACCGTGGAATTTGATCAGCCCGCCACGCCGGCCATGCTAATCGACTCGATTAAGGAGGCGGGTTACCAGCCACGGGTACAGTCCGCCGACATTCCGGTCATCGGCATGACCTGCGGCTCCTGCGTATCCCGGATTGAGCGGGCATTGAATAAGCAACCCGGTATGGTTAAGGCCAGCGTCAATCTGACCACCCAGAAAGCGTTTGTGGAGTTCCTGCCTGACACCTTGTCAGTGCCGCGAATTCATCGGGCTATCCGCGATGCGGGGTATGAACCTCAGGAGCCGGACGCCAGTAGCGAAACGGAAGAGCAGGACAGGGAGGGCATCGACCTCCGCCGGAAAGTGATTTTCGCTGCAGCGCTGACTATCCCGGTAGTTCTGATTGCCATGGGTAAGATGGTCCCTGCTCTTGAGGCTTTGTATGTCAGTGTCTTACCCCATCGGGGGTGGATGGCTATTGAGTGGCTCCTGACCACGCCGGTGTTGTTTTATGCCGGATTGAGGTTCTTCCGGTCCGGGTACACTGAATTGCGCCATGCCAATCCTGGCATGAACAGCCTGGTTATGATCGGCACCAGCGCTGCCTATTTCTACTCCGTCGCAGCACTGTTGGTTCCAGGATTTTTCCCCGCCGGTACCGCCGAAAGCTATTTCGAGGCAGCGGCAGTAATCGTGACGCTCATCTTGCTGGGCCGCTACTTTGAGCACATCGCCAAAGGCCGGACGTCGGAGGCAATCAAAAAGCTTCTGCAATTGCAGGCCAAGACCGCCCGAGTCATTCGGGACGGGGAAGCCGTCGAAGTGCCCATCGAAGCCGTGGTGCCTGACGACCGTATCCAGGTGCGCCCGGGAGAGCGGGTTCCTGTTGATGGCGTGGTGGAAGAAGGCCAATCCTACGTGGACGAGTCCATGATCAGCGGCGAGCCCGTTCCCGTGGCCAAGCAAAAAGACGCCGAGCTGGTGGGTGGAACCATTAATAAGAACGGTTCCCTGACGTTCCGGGCTACCCGGGTGGGTGCGGACACCGTTCTGGCACAGATCATCAGAATGGTGGAATCGGCTCAGGCTGATAAACCCCCGATCCAGGCACTGGCCGACAAGATAGCGGGAATTTTCGTTCCCGTGGTGATCGTACTGGCGATTCTGACGTTCATCACCTGGTTCAGCTTCGGGCCCGAGCCGGCCCTGTCCTTTGCCTTCGTCACGACGGTCAGCGTGCTGCTGATTGCCTGTCCCTGCGCGATGGGCCTGGCGACGCCAACAGCCATTATGGTCGGAACCGGTAAGGGCGCGGAAATGGGCGTGCTGTTCCGCAAAGGGGCGGCCCTGGAGACACTGTCTCGGATGGACACCATCGTCCTCGATAAAACCGGCACCCTGACTCGGGGCCAGCCTGAGCTGACAGATCTCATCCTGGTGGAAGGCCGCGAGGATGAGGTCCTGGCCTGGGTCGCGGCTGTGGAGACCGAAAGTGAACATCCCATCGGGGAAGCCATCGTCAAGGGCGCAAGGGACCGGGGCCTCACGTTACCCGCGATCAGTGAATTCCAGGCGGAGCCGGGCTATGGCATCCAGGCACAGGTGGCAGGACGCCGGATCAATGTGGGCGCGGACCGTTATATGCGCCGCCTCGGTATCGACCTGGCCAGCGTCGCCGACGATGCGGTGTCACTCGCTGAAAAAGCCAAATCCCCGTTGTATGTTGCCGTCGACGGACGTCTAGCCGCGCTGATTGCCGTCGCCGATCCGCTCAAGGACGGTTCGGTGGAGGCGATTGCTGCGCTCAAGTCATCAGGGCTCAGCGTGGCCATGCTCACCGGTGACAACCGCGCCACCGCCGAGGCGATTGCGCGGCAGGCCGGTATTGAACGGGTGCTTGCGGAGGTATTGCCGGACCAGAAAGCGGCCGAAGTGAAGCGCTTGCAGGAAGAAGGTGCCCGGGTTGCTTTTGTGGGTGACGGTATCAATGACGCACCGGCCCTGGCGCAAGCCGATGTGGGTATCGCCATCGGCACCGGCACCGACATTGCCATCGAGGCCGGGGACGTGGTTCTGATGCGCGGCGACCTCCGGGGCATCGTGGATGCTGCAGCGCTCTCCCGGCGCACCCGCAAAACGATCCTCGGCAATTTCGTCTGGGCCTACGGCTATAACCTGGCACTGATCCCCGTGGCGGCGGGCGTTCTTTTCCCGTTTACCGGTTATCTGCTTAACCCCATGCTGGCCGCCGGCGCGATGAGTCTTTCCAGTGTATTCGTGGTGACCAATTCCTTGCGGCTGGGCCGGTTTAAACCCGATAGCGGCCGCTCCTCGGCGAGCCACCTGAACGAAAGCGGGACCGCACAGGCCAGCGTCTCATGA
- a CDS encoding DUF411 domain-containing protein, producing the protein MNMKKLALSVGLSGIVLAAGATTLAIQANESSQPATAQTSNSSAGTAITVYKSPNCGCCQSWAEHLEANGFETTIVETDDLNAIKQQHDVPRDMASCHTALIGDLVIEGHVPANDIVAYLEDPQFNTIGLSVPGMPHGTPGMETGRKDDYQVIAFNANGQQRVFREHKDY; encoded by the coding sequence ATGAACATGAAAAAACTTGCCCTGTCGGTCGGCCTGTCCGGCATCGTTCTTGCTGCTGGCGCAACCACGCTGGCGATCCAAGCCAATGAGTCGTCGCAGCCAGCGACTGCCCAAACCTCCAACAGCAGTGCCGGAACGGCCATCACGGTCTACAAGAGCCCCAATTGTGGCTGTTGCCAGTCCTGGGCTGAACACCTCGAAGCCAATGGCTTTGAGACCACGATTGTAGAAACCGACGACCTTAATGCCATCAAGCAGCAGCACGATGTGCCGCGCGACATGGCGTCCTGCCACACCGCGTTAATTGGTGACTTGGTGATTGAGGGACATGTGCCGGCCAATGACATCGTCGCCTACCTTGAGGACCCGCAGTTCAACACGATTGGTCTATCAGTGCCTGGCATGCCCCATGGTACCCCCGGCATGGAAACAGGCCGAAAGGACGACTACCAAGTCATCGCCTTCAACGCCAATGGCCAGCAACGGGTTTTCCGTGAGCACAAGGATTACTGA